The Gossypium arboreum isolate Shixiya-1 chromosome 4, ASM2569848v2, whole genome shotgun sequence DNA segment CGGACCTATTAAAGTGATGCTTGATAAGTCGATTTTTAAGGTGATGAGAAATGATATGTAAAAACATTGCCACTTGCTCATCAACAAATATGTTCCTTGACGGCTTCAATCCCCCTAAAGTTTATAACATTTCACATAGTTTAAAAAAGGTAATTCAAATCAtcctaacttgttcaatacaggtCTCGTCACTAGCATATACAAGTCTTTTCACATGATCTCGTtttgcataaaaatctaaaatataggaTCTAACCCTTGTTCTATAAGTATGTAGGCTATGAATGACACCCAATGTAACTAAGAACCAACTCGCAACTGTACACATTTGCAACCATATTGTCGTAACAAGACCAATTCTTTTACGCCTCTCACTTTGTACTATTAAAGGCAAATGAGCTATTACTTCAATATATTAAAGTGTTACATATCTTCAAATCGTAGTAAAAGGGTCACATTTCTCCAATACTAATTTCAATAAtagtaaaacaaaatcaaagaatttAATTGTCAAAGAACTTATAGTGATTCAGTGAATACAAGATGCTCAACTTTGGGTGGAGTAAGCAATCAAACAAGCCAAataagaagaggaagcaataacaAACTGTCAAAGAAAAATGAACAATACATAGTAAGAATCCTGCTAATAATAAATGATGTATGTTGCGAGATTTCTCCATTCATCCaaacataaaaattttgttacagatttatttcattttatttaaccaaacaattgaattactgATTATAACTCTATtttattacagctctattcaattacaCCTCTACTTCATTATAGCCCTACTCCATTATAATGAAGCAAATTACCATGAATCTACTAAAtatttctcaaaaatcaacttaaacGAATATTAAATAAATCCCGATTGACGAGCTGATCAAAATTTCACTAGGTGAACAGAGCTGTGTTTTTTCTTTTTGACTTGCGGCagtaacattaaaataaaaaaaactgaaACTAACTTTCTGTGCCCCAAAACATATACAAGTATATCGGGCACACACATACCAAGGCGTTGGGCCTCCCACGTAGTAGACCCATGTGGTCTACGCTCAACAGTATTTTATCGAGAAAAAAGAGTAGAGAGATGTTCATTATTTCATCaacaaaaatgaaataattataaagaaATGGCAGCTTTGTTGAAGATTAAATGCTTTAGTGTATTACAATTTATCTTGTCGAGGTAGATCAAGCGACACAAAAGGCAAAGAGTGAGTTCCCAGCAGTGAAGCCTGGATCGGAAAGTCCAACGCTAACTTTGTATCCATGGCCGAAATAAATGCATCCATTGCTAACTGACGCGCCACCATATATGGTGGCCCCTGTTTTATAAGACCACAAGATTTCTCCAGTCATAGCATTCATGGCATACATTGGTCCTTGTCTAAATGTTGAACCACCAATTACGACTCCGTTAGCCACGGTCACAGGGCCATTGGCTGTACCATTGCTAGGATCAGCTGTTGACCAAAGGAGGCGACCACTTTTGGAATCCATCGCCACCCACCCACCGGCTGTCGTGACCTTTGTAGATGGCTGTAAGGTGAAGTTCTTGCGATCGGAGTTAGCAATGTTGGTGTAGACCCTCTTTTTATCTGTGGCGGCTCCCCATGTTCCTCCACCTGTGAGGCCGCCAGGTCCAGCTTCCTACGTTCCAAATTACCagttaaagtatgataatgtatatCCTTCAAGGTTTTATCATCCAACTAAATCGATACTAATGCTACATGAGGTCTCCCCTAGGGCGTTGGTCTTTGGTTTGAGCCAAAAGAAGCACACAAGACCTATGGGTAGGAGAGCGTACTTTCAATCTTAGTATTTTGAGACAGACGACTTGAAAGTTGGTTGTTACAATGTAAAGGTAATGAATTAACTATTTTCATAAGATAAGCATTGAAGATATCTTACAGTGGACCATATAAGTTTGCCATTGTCACGGTCCAAAGCCCAAGCAAATCCACTTTTCTGAACAGCGACAGCAAGATCTCGCTTAATTCCATCGACATATGTGGTTAGCATCATAGGTGCTGCCGCAAAATCAGCACCGAGGTTGGGACCAGGAGGACACTTGGGGTTGGACACATTGTTGCATGCAAAAAACCAAACATCATAACCCCCTAATTGATTGAACCACTTGATCTTTCCAGTATCCAAATCAAGAGCTATAATCGAATCTGAGTGATTTTCAGGCTCCACACATTCATCAGTAGTAGGCATATTTGTTCGATTGTTTTGTCTCTCCTGACAGTCTCTTACGTTTTTAGGTGCTGAGTAGAGGTTCCCAGTGGCAATATAGACATGGTTCCGGTAGATATCAATTGATGGACTACTTCCCCAAACGGCTGCGCCGGCATACTCCCCACGGTGGCCAAAATTGTCAGGCAACATATAGGTCCGCCACAAGATTTTTCCAGTTCGGGCATTTAGTTTAACAAAGCTTCCTCGGAAGATACAGCATTGTTCAATGCTGACGGTCTCCTCGTTTGAAGATGTGCCAACATAGACATGCCTGAGTCAATTTGAATTGAAACCGATCAGTCTGCCATATTTGCCTAGTTACATGACAGAATCTAATTATACAGTGCTCAAACAACAAATGATTAATCGTGTTTCTCTTTTAGTTGCTATAAATGCTGTGATTCCAGTTGCCTAACTAACCTTTTTTCTTTCAGAAACCAAACCTACCTAACATCAACCATGGCTTTCAACTAGTGATTGCAATCATATGGGTAGGGCAGGAGgcttttggttttggtttgtcgtgatttcaatttgattttattaatatttttaacgtGCAGTccaacctaaaaaaaaaaatattttcctaCTCATAAGGTGTCGAAATTTTACAAGAGTAAACCAAAACCAtattataaaatctaataaaattaagatatttaaattaaaatatatagaaatagttataaaataaaaaaaggaagtATTTTAATGAATATATAATCCAGAAATTTCAATGAAATAccgaaccccaattttcaaaattaaaaaaaaatgaaaaaaagatcaGGTTGAAACCCCACAATTTGGGGTTATCATACAGCCCAACTTGCAACGTAGAGGAAGCTTTTAGTCAGTAGACGGAGCAGAAGATGATATATAACAGAAAAAGACTGACCCCTTGTAATAAGTTCCTGACATGGTGATAAGAGCTTTGGAGTGTTTATCGAGCTGGGTTAACCAGACAAGTCGCCCATTGGATCGTTTAACTGCAACAACATAAGCTGGTCCACCCAATCCAAAGACAagcatatcatgtgcaatcaCAGGAGTTGATCTCGAAACTGTTATATTAGGGTCGAAATCGAATATAGCCCCTGTTGAATTAAGGCCAGTGAGGTGTTGCAAATTTTTCTTCCAAAGAAGACCTCCATTGGATGCTTTGACAGCATAAATGTATCCATCCCAGCTCGGGAAATAAAGGGTTCCATCAAATATTGCAGGTGTTGCAGAAATATCTCGACCTGCATTAAACTTCCACTTCAATCGTAGCCTTGATGCTGTTCCAGGGCTTATCTTGGTTTCCTTGTCTGCAAATCTCCTGTTTAGCAGATTTCCACCATGGTTTAGCCAGTCCTGAACATCATCCATTGTTACCTCTAACATAAGTATTTCACTATTTATATTTCTCCAACTCAAGTGTGAGTGCAAGATAATAATGTAACaaatgctttatatgtacatgtGCTTGTTTGTTTTATACAAAAACGAGGAAGAGACTTACATTTGAAGCAGCAGCAGTGGAGGCCAGTAGAGAAAGAAGGCAAAAAGACCGAACGAGCTCCATTGCAACTAGAATTATTGTGTTAATTCCTCTAAATTATGGAACTGTTATTTTT contains these protein-coding regions:
- the LOC108458800 gene encoding uncharacterized protein LOC108458800; the protein is MELVRSFCLLSLLASTAAASNDWLNHGGNLLNRRFADKETKISPGTASRLRLKWKFNAGRDISATPAIFDGTLYFPSWDGYIYAVKASNGGLLWKKNLQHLTGLNSTGAIFDFDPNITVSRSTPVIAHDMLVFGLGGPAYVVAVKRSNGRLVWLTQLDKHSKALITMSGTYYKGHVYVGTSSNEETVSIEQCCIFRGSFVKLNARTGKILWRTYMLPDNFGHRGEYAGAAVWGSSPSIDIYRNHVYIATGNLYSAPKNVRDCQERQNNRTNMPTTDECVEPENHSDSIIALDLDTGKIKWFNQLGGYDVWFFACNNVSNPKCPPGPNLGADFAAAPMMLTTYVDGIKRDLAVAVQKSGFAWALDRDNGKLIWSTEAGPGGLTGGGTWGAATDKKRVYTNIANSDRKNFTLQPSTKVTTAGGWVAMDSKSGRLLWSTADPSNGTANGPVTVANGVVIGGSTFRQGPMYAMNAMTGEILWSYKTGATIYGGASVSNGCIYFGHGYKVSVGLSDPGFTAGNSLFAFCVA